The following are from one region of the Hyphomicrobium album genome:
- a CDS encoding FecR family protein: MADIPENPFLTVVDREAHDWMMRFTAGNASPEDLAAFKQWSASNPARTQAFARACQLWEAIEPANQIRVQEHRKDAQKRSVRVGRRAVVGGALAASVGAAIYLAARPPLGLWPSWSELAADYRTAPGEQRSITLAGGPHVELNTRTSIALRPSANGTERIELIAGEASIVTRSEMRRAVEVIAADGQALTADAVFNIRYEKNIVCTTCVAGRLDIIHKGHVVRVRAGEQVAYSPDGLGSVTKVNASLVTAWKGGMLVFQSTPLAEAVAEINRYRSTPIIVINAALGRRLFNARFQIASIDGVVEQIQSVFGASVTRLPGGIVLLG; this comes from the coding sequence GTGGCGGATATTCCCGAGAACCCGTTTCTGACAGTGGTGGACCGCGAGGCGCACGATTGGATGATGCGGTTCACGGCTGGCAATGCCAGTCCGGAGGACCTAGCAGCGTTCAAACAATGGTCCGCCTCCAATCCCGCACGCACGCAAGCGTTCGCGCGCGCATGTCAGCTCTGGGAGGCGATCGAACCGGCAAACCAGATACGAGTGCAGGAGCACCGCAAAGACGCTCAAAAGCGAAGCGTACGCGTTGGCCGCCGTGCAGTCGTCGGTGGAGCACTTGCCGCTTCGGTCGGTGCCGCAATCTATCTCGCCGCTCGGCCGCCGCTTGGCCTCTGGCCATCGTGGTCCGAACTCGCGGCCGATTATCGGACAGCCCCCGGCGAGCAACGCAGCATAACGCTCGCCGGCGGTCCACACGTGGAGCTGAACACGCGCACCAGCATCGCTCTGAGGCCGTCAGCCAATGGCACAGAGCGGATCGAGTTGATCGCTGGTGAAGCTTCCATCGTCACGCGTTCCGAAATGCGCCGGGCTGTTGAAGTGATCGCAGCAGACGGTCAAGCCCTGACCGCAGACGCGGTTTTCAACATACGCTACGAGAAAAATATCGTCTGCACGACATGTGTCGCCGGCCGGCTCGATATCATACACAAAGGCCATGTCGTGAGGGTTCGCGCCGGCGAACAGGTAGCCTACTCACCGGACGGATTAGGCTCCGTGACGAAGGTCAACGCCTCGCTCGTGACTGCCTGGAAAGGCGGCATGCTGGTGTTTCAATCGACGCCGCTCGCCGAGGCCGTAGCAGAAATCAATCGGTACCGGAGCACCCCAATCATCGTGATAAACGCGGCGCTTGGGCGCCGGCTGTTCAACGCGCGGTTCCAGATAGCGAGCATCGACGGTGTCGTGGAGCAGATCCAAAGTGTTTTCGGTGCGTCTGTGACCCGCCTGCCCGGCGGTATCGTGCTTCTGGGATGA
- a CDS encoding RNA polymerase sigma factor yields MSKSSRDALREFFLLGYDELRARLTRRLGSAELASDALHETWLRIESADPAGSVQSPKHYLLQMAANVALKRLSIENRFVTLTDAKMAIGLVDETPDPERAAIARSEVEAVAKALAELTPRRREILLASRLSGDPLWTIAQRLGISQRLVELELRDALAHCALRLERTIVQRFGPKPSKRSQTDEDPI; encoded by the coding sequence ATGAGCAAGTCGAGCCGCGACGCGCTACGTGAGTTCTTCTTGCTCGGCTATGATGAGCTGCGGGCACGACTGACCCGGCGTTTGGGATCCGCTGAGCTCGCCAGCGACGCCCTGCATGAAACTTGGCTGCGGATCGAGAGCGCGGATCCCGCCGGGAGCGTGCAAAGCCCGAAGCACTACCTGTTGCAAATGGCCGCCAACGTTGCCCTCAAGCGCCTGAGCATCGAAAACCGCTTCGTCACGCTCACTGACGCCAAAATGGCGATCGGACTAGTTGACGAGACGCCAGATCCCGAGCGCGCCGCAATTGCGCGCTCCGAGGTTGAGGCGGTTGCCAAGGCCCTGGCGGAACTCACTCCGCGCCGCCGAGAGATCCTGCTCGCTTCGCGGCTGAGCGGCGATCCCTTATGGACGATTGCCCAGCGTCTCGGCATCTCGCAGCGACTTGTCGAGCTTGAGCTCAGAGATGCGCTTGCCCATTGCGCGCTGCGCCTTGAGCGAACGATCGTGCAAAGATTCGGTCCCAAGCCGTCGAAGAGATCTCAGACAGATGAGGATCCAATCTGA
- a CDS encoding STN domain-containing protein yields MPDAAVSAQCRSRWLCRALTSVLALTWLGYGALSQTTPPRHFAIVAQPLAVALNTYSTVSGIELYYDGEFALGQLSSPIEGVLAPEQALRQLLVGTGLIARSTGPSSITITPARPSRIADTSVQSYFAAIQVRVSQVLCARTETRPGSADLLIQLWLTPAGAVQRATLLDAPDDRRRSEAFAAALQGVRIGAPPPGGMPQPINMAVLARADGEPTGCARSTTTAAR; encoded by the coding sequence ATGCCGGATGCCGCGGTTTCCGCGCAGTGCCGAAGCCGTTGGCTATGTCGAGCGTTGACGTCCGTATTGGCCCTAACGTGGCTCGGTTACGGCGCCCTCTCGCAAACGACACCCCCTCGGCACTTCGCGATTGTAGCCCAGCCACTCGCTGTCGCACTGAACACTTACAGCACGGTATCGGGTATTGAGCTGTACTACGACGGGGAGTTCGCCCTCGGTCAACTTTCGAGCCCGATCGAAGGCGTGCTTGCGCCAGAGCAGGCACTGCGTCAACTGCTAGTCGGCACGGGCCTCATAGCACGGTCGACCGGCCCAAGCAGTATTACCATCACGCCGGCTCGGCCATCGCGTATCGCCGATACCAGCGTTCAGTCCTACTTCGCGGCAATCCAGGTGCGCGTATCGCAAGTGTTGTGCGCGCGCACCGAGACCAGGCCAGGCTCGGCAGACCTATTGATCCAGTTGTGGTTGACGCCCGCCGGTGCGGTGCAGCGCGCGACGCTGCTCGATGCTCCGGACGACCGCCGGCGGAGTGAAGCGTTCGCGGCGGCGCTGCAGGGGGTGCGGATCGGGGCACCACCACCCGGCGGGATGCCACAGCCCATCAACATGGCGGTTCTTGCCCGTGCCGATGGAGAGCCGACCGGCTGTGCCAGATCCACGACGACGGCGGCGCGCTGA
- a CDS encoding sigma-70 family RNA polymerase sigma factor gives MPKLPAANSRTLIRRLVRVALAFAAHRQRGAARKLTEAEIASLLQSAEDTHDLAHETDAQSEALAQALAELPERRRAILVAALQDKAPWRAIAKRLGVSMGTVNIELRRALEHGARRLRQIRGASDKN, from the coding sequence GTGCCAAAACTGCCGGCTGCGAACAGCCGAACCCTCATTCGTCGTCTCGTGCGGGTAGCACTCGCCTTCGCCGCGCATCGGCAACGCGGGGCTGCGCGTAAGCTGACCGAGGCCGAGATAGCAAGCCTGCTGCAGAGCGCCGAGGATACGCACGATCTGGCACACGAGACGGACGCGCAGTCAGAGGCGCTAGCTCAGGCGCTCGCCGAGTTGCCCGAGCGCCGCCGCGCTATTCTCGTTGCGGCGCTGCAGGACAAGGCCCCCTGGCGGGCCATCGCCAAGCGCCTCGGCGTCAGCATGGGCACCGTAAACATTGAGCTGCGCCGGGCGCTCGAGCACGGGGCGCGCCGCCTGCGGCAGATACGCGGTGCGTCCGACAAGAATTGA